The genomic window GGACATGCTCCTCGGCGTCACCTGGCAAAATTTTCTCCAGTAGCAGGATCAAGTCCTCGAACGGACATCCGGAGTCATTCCGACTCTCGTTGCACCCGGGAATGGTCAATGGTACCGTAAGGTTGTTCGGCCCGGCGTCGTAGAGTACCTGAAACGTGTTTAAGCACATGGAAACATTCCCACCACTCCATTCACCGCAGATGTTCGCTTCTCTCCAAAGCTTACCCTCATTCCGTACGTGTGCTTCACACTGTCCTtcagaaattcgaaaatcagGGCTGCGGCCGGATTCGGCACGTGCGGTTTCCACACTCCAAGGGCGTGCATGACTCCGATTAACAGATCCTCGTCTCCGCTGTACATCATTATTTTCCTCCCCCCGGTCAACGAGTCCTTAGCCTGAGCGGCCGAGTCctcgaggatttttttaacgagAAAACCGCCGTTCAGCTTCATCTGTACTTCCGTTATTGACAGTATCGAGTCCTCGAGGTAGTTCATGTCCCGCAGTTCTCCGTTCGGGTATATCCCCCGAGTCCACGTCGGCAAGGACAACCCTCGGCTGGCCTGTAATCGGTACACCTTTCCACCTCGATTCGTTTCACTCCTTTCATTCTATACTTTACATACGCGAAGTACTCACTCGAGCTCTCAGGCTTTTGTAGAGATACGCGATGTCCTCGGAGTTGCGTATACCCAAACCCGTCTGGTTACCAATCAAGGAGAACAGCTCGGCGTGCTTCGCCTCCTGCAGAAGAGTGCTCGCCCTCTTTCTGACGCCGTTTGTCACCTTCACGAAGGTCGGACAGAGCCTGCCCTTCAGCAGAACGTCCTCCTCTCCCGGCACGTAATCTGGAAGCGGTTACAACCTAAATGCGACCAGGTTGcgggttgaatttttctcaacgacGAGGCTTTATCTCACCCATTGGAACTGGCTGCCAATTCAAACTCTCCGACCACCGCTGGAGTTCCGCTGGTGGCCAAAGTCCCGCGTTCACCAGCGCTGCGGACATCTTTGACATGTCTTCGTCGGTCGTACGGACCCTTGTTACTTCCGAATCGAGCAGATCACCGAGAAACTCGCCGTATCTTTTTCGCAATCGAACGCCGAGTTCGTAGGTCATTAGCATCTCCTCCTGTACAGCCATGAAAAAGACTGTAATTTTAATAactatttttgtaatttttctatagcattcaattttcagaatGTTCCTCTTACTTACGTTGGTCATTCCTTCCAGGATTGGGTTCTCCGTTAAATTCGTTATTACTGTATAAGCCGGGACAGGATATTCCGTAGCGTGAGCGAATAACTGGAAATCAGAATGAAATCagaatgtttttatttaaagAATCTTAACAGCGTAGTTTATTTTCACATcgtagaaattatttatttttaactttgcAAATTCGTCAAGGTAAAAGACGGTTACTTACAACATGAACGAGCTTCAGTTCCGGTGTGGCGGCAACAAGTTTTGCCACGAAGAAGAACATGCAGTAGTAGTGGTCCAGCATTTTCGAATACGGTATATAGCAGGAGAATTGAAAGCACGATTCACGCCGGGATTCACAAATTGCAGCAAACTGGAACAAGGATGATTAATGTTGGATCTAAAAATTCATCAGCAAAAAGACATACGGGTTGCtcgtttaaatttcaaatgcaTATCGGTATTGAAAGAAATACGTTAAAGTTATCGGTCTTCACACAGGGTCACTGCAAGTTGAACTGCATCACCTGTTCGGAGTTAGATGTATCTAACGTATGTCAACCAACACTTGAGCGCTGTTCTTCTTTGTACATGTAAACTTATCTCAATAACGCACTATTCTCAAAGATCATGCATGCATTCAACATGTTTTACTGCGTGATGcgtgatgagaaaaaaattgaacagttATGTAGTCAATAAAAGTGACATTAGCGTATCACTCGAAGAACAGAGCTCATTAATTGAGACTCACTCACTCCATAACCAACAACACTTACTGAACGCCGTGTACGGAAACGGTCGACGTCAATTTAACAATCGTTATTTAATTCTAGGTATACACATACGTTCCGTATCGCAATGTGATAATTTTTCGCATAATGCTTTTTTCAGACAGCTAAGTTTGAGCGAAGTGTTTTCTGCTTCATACTTACACAAGTGTTATTAGAGACTTATTAGGATCCCTTTTCGCCTTCCAGTAACACTTGTGTCTGGTTGAAGTATGAATAGTCTGCCATCGAATAGCACAGGTCTATAAATATCATCAATGGCAAACTATTATTTCCGTAACATAATTACTGCCATATCGTTGAATATTACAGGTGCGTTTTtactgacaaaaaaaaaaattatccaactTATTAGCGATTTTTCACGGTTATGTgtgcaataataaaaacgCCCATTCacaggaagaaaagaaaactatgCAGTTTGCCGTACATATTGTTTCCAGCttgggaaagaaaaaaaaaataaagattccCTTCGACTCCAGTACACGATTACGATAAAATAGTCGTCACGCATGAATTGGtacaataattaaagaaatgctGTTCAGATAATCCAAATTACAGGGGGTATCGATAATGCCTAAGATAAGCCaaataaagaatttcaatttcgcaATACAGTTGCAAAACAGTATCTATTCCGCCAGTCGAATATCCATAACCGTCTCTCATCGCGTCGGtcggtgtgaaaaaaagtcgCTGTTAAAAATGTACGAATCATCTTTGAACCGGGATTCACTACTGCCATACCATTCATTCGCTTTTCCCTCTGAAACGGCTCTTATCATTCATCGTGAACCGCGCGATGAGGCTGAAAAGACGTCAGTATCCAATCGGTGAACGCTCGACATTGTGCAAGTGAAACTATTTCCAATGTTGCAAACGGAAATTCCTTATCGCGTCTCGAGTCGGGTGGTATTTCATCATAATTATAGACTCCGATTCGCGAGACGGGGCTGAACGGGGCTCGTCGCCGCTTTCGAAAGACGGATAGGCCAGCGCCTGATGCCCATGCAGCCGCGCCTACGTCGACGCGTGACAAGTTCGTGTTCGGCCAAGGCGTCGATGCTTATCGTTTGACGCTAGGATTCGATAAGTCGCCGCATTATGCATGCGTGTGCGATGTACAACGTTGTTAATGACACGTATCTCATGCGGACGTATGGGAGAATAGCGCGGGGACAGATCGAGATAGGGtcacgtttcaaatttcttacaCAATCCGGTAATAGCGTGTAGAACGAGCCGCCAAGCACGTGCGGCTGCGTTACGTAACGAATAAACACGTCCGCATTTACACGCCTCTAATTAAATATATCTGATTAATATCTCCCGCTAATTATCCGGAGGTAAATCTCATCCTCGTTTgacattttcttcatttttatcctCATCTTAGACCCTGATTATTTATAGACAATTTATAACAGTTATCGAGAAAATCATTCGGTAATTGTTAGGGACAACGACAGTAGAAATCGCTCTGTTgtaggaaagaaagaaaaaagtttcgtgcacaaattttttcaatcttagtCTACGGAATAAGTATAccgtaaaaattgtactctgttaaaaataattccgtTCTAAAGAAATTGTTATTGAAATGTAACCTGCTTATACTTTTTAtgtaaattgaattgaattgaattccAACATCTATAATTAGACCAAGGTTAAAATCGAAGCTGTGTAAAGATTGTGCGATTTTActtatcgaaaattttgtataattaccataaattatatacGTCGATAAATATTGTgggagaaaaaattggcaGAAGAACTAGACTGTACATGCTTGGTTTAAATCgttaatattgaaaatacgtCCACTGTGCACAATGTATCCGTGGCAATTTAGTGGAAATTTACATGTGttaagaaaataaagagagGTGAAAAACACGGCAATGGAGAATTGAGGATAACCCAACGCGGTGTTTTTCATTTACGCATATCGCTTCAGCTGGCATACGaatttcttcgatttcttaACCTTCACGCATGTGCTGATTACAGCACCTTACGAAATCGCCTGACCCGGTTTCATCGGCTGTCGAGAGTCACGAAACTGCAGATTGGGAAAATTCGAACTTGGTTTAACAAGAGGGCTTTTGATCTTAGCCGCGGTGGCTGCGCGATCACGTTTCCGAAGTATGGTAGACATGTGCCTTAGTGAAAGCGAAACGCGGATACAAAAACGTCATAATGTACGCAAGTTGTTTAACGCGTGTCAAAGATCACTAAAAACTGTGATTATATTTCCCGAACTGCGGCTTCGCATGTCGcggggaagaaaaaagaaacagtaatttgaaggatGGTCTACGCCACTCCGCGAGACTCGTTGCTGTTTGTTGTTTATCAGTAGTGTTTTATGACACTACATGTGTACAAGCGAATCAATGATCTGGCAAATTGTCATTCCCGTATAACCACGCAATTATCTCTGCAATTGCCGATAGTGAATAACCGAAAATAAGTATCACGAGGACCAGACACCGACTTAGTGCCTGTGATATTTATTGCAttttagaaataataaaattttcttgaaacaaAATGCCGCTACTCGAGGAATTCTATCTCAAGTAAGAGCAGATAATTTATCTGCGTGAATAATCGTACGGAACGAGACATCAGGTTcccgtttcaaaattttatcagacTGCATCACTGAATGCACAAATAGGTCAGAAGCGATACTTGACACAGATATGTGAcccggaaaagaaattttaccCTAGAGAAAGGTAAATATATTGTAAAGTTTCGCAGATAACCGATcgcaagaaagaaaaattccaatattgaaatttgtatCGGAAGTATGAGTCGTAGATAGGAAATGGTAACGAAGCTCCAATAATCCGGCTTGCCAA from Neodiprion lecontei isolate iyNeoLeco1 chromosome 1, iyNeoLeco1.1, whole genome shotgun sequence includes these protein-coding regions:
- the LOC107227837 gene encoding venom acid phosphatase Acph-1 isoform X1 gives rise to the protein MLDHYYCMFFFVAKLVAATPELKLVHVLFAHATEYPVPAYTVITNLTENPILEGMTNEEMLMTYELGVRLRKRYGEFLGDLLDSEVTRVRTTDEDMSKMSAALVNAGLWPPAELQRWSESLNWQPVPMDYVPGEEDVLLKGRLCPTFVKVTNGVRKRASTLLQEAKHAELFSLIGNQTGLGIRNSEDIAYLYKSLRARVYRLQASRGLSLPTWTRGIYPNGELRDMNYLEDSILSITEVQMKLNGGFLVKKILEDSAAQAKDSLTGGRKIMMYSGDEDLLIGVMHALGVWKPHVPNPAAALIFEFLKDSVKHTYGMRVLYDAGPNNLTVPLTIPGCNESRNDSGCPFEDLILLLEKILPGDAEEHVLCGRTVNRISYEEEVDSVLITLNGATKAAAGAFVILCVSIFSSAL
- the LOC107227837 gene encoding venom acid phosphatase Acph-1 isoform X2; the encoded protein is MLDHYYCMFFFVAKLVAATPELKLVHVLFAHATEYPVPAYTVITNLTENPILEGMTNEEMLMTYELGVRLRKRYGEFLGDLLDSEVTRVRTTDEDMSKMSAALVNAGLWPPAELQRWSESLNWQPVPMDYVPGEEDVLLKGRLCPTFVKVTNGVRKRASTLLQEAKHAELFSLIGNQTGLGIRNSEDIAYLYKSLRARASRGLSLPTWTRGIYPNGELRDMNYLEDSILSITEVQMKLNGGFLVKKILEDSAAQAKDSLTGGRKIMMYSGDEDLLIGVMHALGVWKPHVPNPAAALIFEFLKDSVKHTYGMRVLYDAGPNNLTVPLTIPGCNESRNDSGCPFEDLILLLEKILPGDAEEHVLCGRTVNRISYEEEVDSVLITLNGATKAAAGAFVILCVSIFSSAL